From a single Vulpes vulpes isolate BD-2025 unplaced genomic scaffold, VulVul3 Bu000000642, whole genome shotgun sequence genomic region:
- the LOC140596398 gene encoding small ribosomal subunit protein uS11 isoform X1, translating to MALLLPLLSVINIVLSRAIRAEMAPRKGKEKKEEQVISLGPQVAEGENVFGVCHIFASFNDTFVHVTDLSGKETICRVTGGMKVKADRDESSPYAAMLAAQDVAQRCKELGITALHIKLRATGGNRTKTPGPGAQSALRALARSGMKIGRIEDVTPIPSDSTRRKGGRRGRRL from the exons ATGGCTCTGCTCCTGCCGCTTCTTTCCGTCATTAATATTGTCCTTTCACGTGCAAT acgCGCAGAAATGGCACCTCgtaaggggaaggaaaagaaggaagaacaggtcATCAGCCTTGGACCTCAAGTTGCTGAAGGAGAAAATGTGTTTGGTGTCTGCCACATATTTGCATCCTTCAATGACACTTTTGTCCATGTCACTGATCTTTCTGGCAAGGAAACCATCTGTCGTGTAACTGGTGGGATGAAGGTGAAGGCTGACCGAGATGAGTCTTCTCCCTACGCTGCCATGTTGGCTGCCCAGGATGTAGCCCAGAGGTGCAAGGAGCTGGGTATCACTGCTCTCCACATCAAACTCCGAgccacaggaggaaatagaaccaAGACCCCTGGACCTGGGGCCCAGTCAGCCCTCAGAGCCCTTGCCCGCTCAGGAATGAAGATTGGGCGGATTGAGGatgtcacccccatcccctccgaTAGCACCCGCAGGAAGGGGGGTCGCCGTGGTCGCCGTCTGTGA
- the LOC140596398 gene encoding small ribosomal subunit protein uS11 isoform X2, which produces MAPRKGKEKKEEQVISLGPQVAEGENVFGVCHIFASFNDTFVHVTDLSGKETICRVTGGMKVKADRDESSPYAAMLAAQDVAQRCKELGITALHIKLRATGGNRTKTPGPGAQSALRALARSGMKIGRIEDVTPIPSDSTRRKGGRRGRRL; this is translated from the coding sequence ATGGCACCTCgtaaggggaaggaaaagaaggaagaacaggtcATCAGCCTTGGACCTCAAGTTGCTGAAGGAGAAAATGTGTTTGGTGTCTGCCACATATTTGCATCCTTCAATGACACTTTTGTCCATGTCACTGATCTTTCTGGCAAGGAAACCATCTGTCGTGTAACTGGTGGGATGAAGGTGAAGGCTGACCGAGATGAGTCTTCTCCCTACGCTGCCATGTTGGCTGCCCAGGATGTAGCCCAGAGGTGCAAGGAGCTGGGTATCACTGCTCTCCACATCAAACTCCGAgccacaggaggaaatagaaccaAGACCCCTGGACCTGGGGCCCAGTCAGCCCTCAGAGCCCTTGCCCGCTCAGGAATGAAGATTGGGCGGATTGAGGatgtcacccccatcccctccgaTAGCACCCGCAGGAAGGGGGGTCGCCGTGGTCGCCGTCTGTGA